The stretch of DNA CCAGCTGAGATAACTTATGATTTCATCTAAATCCCTTAAAATGATTATTCTCGCATCAAAGCACACTGGATAATTCAATACCATTGAAACAATGGCCGAGGAATGGGAAGGTATAACACTTATGAGTTTCTCGACTCTCCCGCTCCACGGAATTGGTGGATGTAGGAGGAACGAGATCTCATCGGAGAAAGTGAAGGATAGTGCTAAAGGAAATCCCATCTTCATCAGAGATAGGGGGGCTTGAATAAGCGCTTCTATCAGCCTCCGATCGAAGGGTCTCTCTAGTCCTAGTCCCTCCGCTACCTTGTGGAACCTCCAGCCATCTATCCTCACCATCACAGGGGCATCGGGGGGGATCCTCAACCCTGAGAAGATCTCCCTCTCCTTCCAATTAGTACTCTTAGTGGATGCATCCATCAGAGGACCTCCAGCAGATTCACTGATATCCAATGGATTACGCTTTCCTCTCATAGAAGCGAATCCAATGATATCGCCTGAAGATTAACATCATCCGCTCAGCCTCGATATATTCTCTGCGACCTCAAGCACGGCTGATTCCACATCATCTTTAGTGGTCTCCACTGTTATTATTCCCCTAGCTTCCACTAATTCCTTCAGCTTTGAGTCGAATTTCTTAGCGATTAGGACTTCACAGTCCCTCAATATCTCGAGGACTGAGGCAATACTCTTACTCTCCCTCCTCGTGTTGACCCTCATCTCTATTTTCGTAGGACTTTTTCCTAAAATATCATATATTGCAAAGAATTTTGCACTATGGAAGAACTTATCATATAAGCTCTTACCATCATCTGTAGCAACAGCCACTCTAATCGGCAAACCATCTCATCCTCCCAGAGCATCCTATACCATGACTATCGCTCAAGAAGATATAATGTTTTCAGACCCTCCCCAATATACTATTTAACCTATCCTTGAAATTCGTGAGCACAGGAACCATCCTTCCGGAGTCTATTATCATCGATAAGAAACCCATCCCCCCGAAAGCTGACCATTCTGACTCCCCTCTGAGCAATTCAATAGCCTCAGAGTATAAGTCGATACCATCCGGAGCTAACATGTAAACGAGGCCAAGCGGAGGGTCGTAGAAGAATGTTATTGCCACATCTACGAACTTCCTGGCCTCTATTGAGAGTACAAATCTCTGATGAGGCTCACTGACTTCCCATATACCAACTGAACCATCTAGGAGGAAGGGCTCGCTTAAGGAGTCCTTAATCTTAGCTTCGACTTCAGGTACCTTCGACCTCAATATACTCGCAGTTACAGAGCTCCCCCTTATGAACCACCAAGGGTCCTCTGCTGATTCCTGGAGGGAGGAGATAGCCATCATTATCCAATCCTCTCCCTCAAAGGACGCTGCAGATAACATCCTTTGGATGAGATCAATACTTGCTTCTTCGATTAGATCCGGCCAATAAAGCTGAGATCTCTCTTTCACGTACTCGCATATCTTAGAGGTACACTTATTCTTGAAACCGGATACTGCTATCCATGAGAGGTACTCATTATCCTTTCCGATCTGTGAGGAGATCATATAAAGCAAGAGGCTCGTGCAAATACCCCCGTAGTTGAGTCCCACTCTGAGGATATCCCCCGGTAGATCTGAGGACCCGTGATCTATGACAATCAACCCCTTAAAGAGCTCTCTTGCAACCGAGATAGGCCCTGGACCATGTGGTGGGAGCTCTAAAAATATCAAGTGATCGAACTTCCCTATTAAGTGCTCGATCGCATCTAGGAATGTCTCTGGAAGGGAGACGATGAATTCAGAATCGACACCAAGCTGAGAGCATATTTCAGAGAGTATCACTGAGGAGGATATCCCATCAGGCGTTGGCGGTAGGATTATCGCGACTTTCTCGCTATTCTTAAGGGACTCCTCTAGAGAGATCGCAGCTCTCCTAGCCCAGCCCTCTACTTCCAAATTGCACGCCTCTTCCTCAGTCTCCTATATATGAGTAATAGGGATGAGAAGCCTGCTCCTATTATGAAATACATCAAGAAGTTAATTAGACCGCTCATGTAACCATAAGCTCTCTCTTCTAAACTTGAAAGGATACTCTCAGCTTCCCTCAATGATTTCTCCGCATCAGAGTACATCTTCTTGTTTATCAAATCCTCACTATCTCTCAATAGAATGCTAACCTTATCGAGGAGCTCACGATCTGACGGTCCCATGCTACTCGATGCCTCAGTTAAAGTCTTATATCTCCTGTTGAGTTCAGCTAGCCTAGCTCTCAGGGATCTCTCCTCCTCATCTACCGGTCCCCCGATGACGTTCACATGTACAGCATTAACTAAGAGGGTCCTAGTCCTATTGAATACTGCGAAACTGGGTAGAGTGAAATTGCCTGTGGAGTTGAAGCTCAATACGATCCTCACTCGAGCTGGGGCTGTTACAATCACTTCATTTCCCCTCACAATCCCCTGTGATTCGATTATGAATGCACCTCTGGGAAAATCTATCGTAACTTCACCACTCGCACTCTCGATCCTCAATTTCAATTCGATACTCTCACCCACCTTCACGTTCGTCTCATTGACCTCTGCGTAGACTATCCCTTCAACATTACCGATGGGTACCTTAACCTCCTTGATCGCAGTCTTGTAGGTAGAATAACCTTTAGGTAAGTAATATGCCGATATCAATACTTGGGATGGTCCCACGCTCTTAGCTTTGAAGGAGAACTCCAATCTTACGGTCTCCCTCTCGCTTATGTTCAGCAGGGACTTAGAGGTATCCGATATAGGATCCATCCCAGCCGAACTGACGTTCACTATCAGTTTCTCCAACGGAATCGCGGAGCTTAAGCTGAGGGATAGTTTGACATAATCCCCAATATTCGGGATCTCGGGAGATACGAATGCTAAGATGGATAAAGGATTCTCGGAGATCGAAACTATCTTGATGCTCTGCAAGGAGAGGGAGTAACTCCTATTCATCGAATCACTCAAGTTCAGCTGGATGGTCCCGAGGTACTCCCCGATCGGTATATCTAAGGGGAGGCTTATCGTAGCAGATGATTTAGGAGGTATCTGATAATAGACTGGAAAATTGAGTGAAATTTCTTCAGATTTAATCCCTAATATATCCATTTTTACGTTAGAAATCTGTGAAAGTGAGTCTCCAAAGTTATAAACCTTTATGAGGATGGATCCCCTCCCACCTAAGAGGTAGACTTCGGTCGAATTCAAGAGCTGCGCCATATACGTTGATAGGACCCTCACCTCCTTCCTTAACCCGAAGATACCATCGTTCGTCATTACAGTGACGAGTAATTCTTTCATAACCTCTCTTTCTGTTATAGGAGCTCTCATCTCAATCTTCATCGGGATGCTGATATTATTTAGAACGATCGAGGAATCTCCGAAAACTATCGAGATCACACTAGCTCCATGAGGGGGGCTTACCAGTATCTTAAATGAGCTCCCGCTCATTACTTCATTAGGCGAATCGATAGCGAGTTGTAAAGTGAAGTTCGAGTCAAAGTAAAATTTATTTCCATTAAATTCACAAATATTACAATGTTTTGGATCTATTATCGTGAAATTTACCGGACCTGAACATTCAACTTCGACTAAGGACGTGTTATCGCGTCCATACGCGAAGAGACCTTCCTCCAGCCCAATAGCATCGACCTTCCTCAGTCTGATGGGAAGACTAAAAGCTCTGAGTAAAATGAAATCATTTGAGAGAGATAACTCGACTCTTGAATACTTAGTACTGATGTTCTCTAAGACAACAAAATTCGTATGGAGTTTAGCCATCCCTCCGAAAGCGATATAAGTCCCGTTGTTGAAGAGGATTAAGTAGGATGGCTCCATATAAGCGCTCCACTCTCTGTGAAATAACCACCCCTCAAACTCCGGAATCCATGATCCCTCTATTATCTCATTATTTATGGATATTCTCGCGTCCCTTCCTTTCTTCGCCTCAATTAATTCGAATTTCCCGAAGCTAGTCTTATCGCTCAGGTAATTGACCTCGACTATCTCCCCACTCTCGACTCTTATTAAGAACGGGGGGAGGAGGGATACCCCGTAGTCCTTGACTCTAATGACTGTGGAGTTCTCCTCTAAAACGAAACTCAAGTGAGTTCCATTGTATGTTACTCCATTGAAACTACTATTTCGAACGAGAAGTTGCGAGGTCCCGTTTGGGCTGATGAAACTCAGGAGCCTCACTGAACAGAGCTTGTTGACCGACTCAGGACCGCTCCCTATAAGGACTACAGCATCTCCCCCGTACCTCACACCATCGGCTGAGATCGGGAGTTGGCTACATAGCAGCAAGATCAATAGTGCGGGCAACAGTCTCCTCATCATGCTACTCGCATCCCAACTTTATCAATACCATTCTACGATGATTGTCGTTATTAGAGTCCTCATATTAAGGCAGAATCCTATCGGGATCCCTTGGAAATAGCGAGGCCTCCTTGACGCTGTTTAACTCTAACATCTTCATTAGGAGCCTCTCTATACCTATCGCAAATCCTCCGTGAGGAGGAGCCCCGTAAGCGAAGAACTTCGTGAACCACTCAAGGCTTTTTGGATCCAGACCTTTCTCCCTTATCTGAGATATTAAGACATCATATCTATGCTCTCTTTGGCCCCCAGAACTCAACTCTAGTCCTTTATAGAGGAGATCCACACTCCTAGCCCAAGTATCGTCCTCCTTCATCACGTAGAACGGCTTCGCCTTGAAGGGGAAGCGGTTGACGAAGAAGAAGTCAGAATTGTAGTTTTCTTTCACATATTGCCAGAGAATTCTTTCACTTTCAGTATCATAATCCTCTCCATATTCAATTATTTTTCCATATTCTTCGAGGATATCATAAATCTTCGGGAACCTCAGTTCGGGAAACGGTACCTTAGGGACATCGAGATTCACATTGAGGAGCTCTAATTCCTTAGATCTCTCCTCAATAACTCTCTTAATTCCCTCCCTTATGAGCTGCTCCTCTACCCTCATAGTATCCTGCTCATTCTCTATGAAGGCCAATTCTACAGCTAAAGATCTGAACTCACTTAAATGCCTCGGGGTTCTGCTTAATTCAGCTCTCCAGTTTGTTCCAAGGTCATAAATCCTCTCAAAACCTCCCAAGATCGTTAATTGCCTGTGAAGCTGGGGGTCCTGTCTTAGATAAGCCTCCTTATCGAAGTAGAGGACCTTAAATACCTCAGCTCCGCTCTCACTAGCCGCCCCTATGAGCGCTGGAGTGAAGACCCTTATGAAACCATTCCTTCTTAGCCAGTCCTCCATACCATCGAGCAAAGAAGACTCTATCTTGAATATCGCCTGAATTTCAGGTCTCCTCAAGTCCAATGGCCTATTATCAAATCTAGTTGGGACTTGAGCCGGTACTTTCCAGTTAGGATCCAGCGGTAGCTGGGGATTAGCTATCGAATGCACGATTATCCTCTCCGGTATTACCTCCCTATCCGCCCCAACAGCTATTTTCTCCTTCACCTCCCTCCCTAAGACCTCTATCACGGACTCCTGAGTCAGATTCTCGGTGAGATCGAAGAGTTTATCCTCAACTACACCTTTCTTCAGTGTTATCTGAACTTTCTCATTCCAATTCCTTATAACTATGAATCTCACTTTCCCAAGATTCCTGATCTCGCTTACCCATCCATGAACCCTCACTAGATCCTCCTCACCCATATCATCACCTTCCTCCCATCTATCTCCCACTCCTTGCCCAGAGAGAACTCTGAAACCTCCTCAGGACCATTCACTACCTTTATGAGATCTGCATCAGAGTTCCAAGCTATATCATCGTAGAAGCTATCGACAGCTTTTCTTACATCATCATCCCCTTGTACATACACCTCTATCCTCTCAACACCTAGAGTGAGCCCTAATTCCTTCCTCATGAGCTGTATCCTCCTGATGAGTTCCCTAGAAAGGCCTTCTAAGAGTTCCTCCTCTCCTATCTCTAAGGAGAGGTATATCTTCCCACCATTGAAACTCCCCTCTACCCATTTTCCATCTTTTGGTGGGTCTCCAAGCTCTACTTCCCTTAAATTAGCTTCCATCAATATGACCTCAGAGAAATTATCTACAGCTTTCTTTACATCAGGGTTCTCCGAGTATATTATCATCCGCTTGAGCGGTTGCCTCCTCTTAAGCCCAGCACTCGATCTAGCTTGTCCTGATGAACTTATTATCCCTTTAACGATATCCATAAGGGATTCGAGTCCCTTATCTATCATACGGAGATCCGGTTCCGGTAAGGTCAGGAAGTTCACACTCTCAGGGTCACCGTCCATCATGAAAGCATCTAGGTATATCTTCTCAGCTAGGAAGGGAGTTATTATAGAGAGGTAGGGGATCGCATTTCTCAACACATAGTAAAGGACGCTCATCCATTCTGAAGAAGTAGCTTCATCCTTAGATCTTATCTTCCTCCTGGAGACCCTGAGATATAGGTGACTCACATCCTCCACTAAGAAGTTTATGATCTCATTGCTCGCGACATGAAGATTATATTCCTCCATAGCCTCTCTGAAGTTTTTCATCATAGTATTGAGCCTTGAAATGAGCCATCTATTTATAGGATCCCTTACTACCCCTGGATCTAGGTCTCTGATCTCTTTATCCCCTATATACGTCGTGGCGAAAACGTAAACATTCCATATTATGTTCAACTTCCTCCAGATCTCTTCCATCCCTCTCCAAGAAAACCTGAGATCCTGCCATGGAACTTTCGTCAATACAAAGGCCCTAAAGCAATCCCTTCCGAATCTCTTAACTATCTCTTGAGGTGGGACGTAGTTCCCAAGCCTCTTGTGCATCTCCCTCCCTTTCTCATCGAGCATGAAACCGTGCATGAGGACAGATCTGTAAGGAGCCCTCCCGAAGAGGAGGACACCCATCCTGAGGAGTGAGAAGAACCATCCCCTCACTTGATCGTGCCCCTCTGTTATGAAGTCCACTGGGAATACATCGCTCAGCGAATCGGTCTTGTAAGGGTATCCTAAGCTTGCGAAGAAGGATATCCCTGAGTCGTACCATACGTCCATTATATCAGGGATCCTCCTCATAGTACCTCCGCAGGACTCACATTTGATTGAGACTTCATCGACCCAAGGCCTATGTAAATCATTTAATTTGATACCTGACCTAGCTTCTAACTCCATAGAGGACCCTATTACTTCTATCTTACCGCAATCCTCACAAATCCATATGGGTAGAGGTATCCCCCAGTATCTCTGCCTAGATATTATCCAATCCTCGACGCCAAGTAGCCAATCCCTGAACCTCCTCTCCCCTCCCCATTTGGGAACCCATTTAACTTTATCGCTCTCACTGAGAAGTTTTTCCCTTATATCGGATATCCTTATGAACCATTGTCTCGTCGCCCTTATTATTAGGGGGGTGTCGCACCTCCAACACACGGGGTACTTATGCACTACAGTACCCTTAGCTACTAAAGCGCCCCTCTCCTCCAGATCTCTTATTATCAAACTATTAGCTTCCCTAACATTCAAACCAGCATATTTCCCGGCTTCAGCAGTGAATAATCCTCTCTCATCCACCGGACTCTTAACTGGGAGCCCGTACCTAGAGCAAACTTCGAAGTCCTCCTTCCCATGTCCAGGGGCTGAGTGAACGCAGCCGCTCCCCTCCTCCATCGTCACATATTCGGAGCTCAGGATTATCATATGATGATCCCTCAACTCCCTCTGAAGATCTACGACATCCTCGAGAGGATGCTCATACTTCAGACCCTCTAGAGACCTTCCCTGAAATTCCTCTATAATCTCGTAGTTCTTAATACCAGCTTCCTTCATAACGTGCTCCAGTCTCTTCTCGGCCAGTATTAGGACTCCTAAATCCGTCCTAACCTTCACATATTTCTCATCTGGATGCACCATCACTGCTACATTTCCGGGAAGTGTCCAAGGCGTAGTAGTCCAAATTAGAATATATTCAGGCTTATTAACAAGCTTAAATTTTACATATATAGATGGATCTATCAATTCTTTGTAGCTTTCACTGACTTCATAATCGGAGAGGACTGTCTCGCATCTGGGGCACCAATGGACAGGCCTCTCCCCTTGGTAGAGCAGCCCATTCTCCCATATCTTCTTTATCCCCCACCATGCGCTCTCAATATACTCTCTCTCGTACGTGATATAGGGGGAGCCCCAGTCCAATGATACTCCGAATTCCTTGAAGTGCCGCGTCATGGAGTCTATGTTCCTCGCTGCCAGCTCCCTGCACCTCTCCACGAACTTTGCTATTCCGAATGCTTCTATGTCTTTCTTCGATGAGAAGCCGAGGGCTTTCTCTGTCATGACTTCTATCGGTAACCCATGAGTATCCCAGCCGGGCTTGTCGAGGACGAAGTAGCCTTCCCCTCTCTTGAACCTCACTACGGCATCCTTCACTATCTTATTCCAGACGGTACCAGGGTGGGGGGTATCCGATGATGGATAGGGCGGCCCATCTAGAAAGTGGAACTTCTTTGCACCAATTCTAGATTCTCTTAGCTTTTCATAAATCTTTTTCTCATCCCAGTATCTCAAAATTTCCTGCTCGTAGCTTTTGGGATCGAAGTTCCTTCCCAGTCTTCTGAGCTTGGGCATCCCCTTGCACCTCTCCCCTTCATCCCCCGAACATAGAGACCTAAGTTTTTAAATAGAGCTCTAGCTACATAGATGGGGCGAGCGGCCATAGCGGCCAGGGACACACCCGGACCCATTCCGAACCCGGAAGTTAAGCCTGGCCGCGTTCCGTGGAGTACTGAGCTCCTCAAGGGCTCGGGAAACACGGAAGCTGCTAAGCCCCACTACACCCACTTATAATTTCCTCTTGACCGAGTTTCTCAGCTATCTTAATGAAGTTCCTCCAATTAGCTAGTGTCTTCGGCTTCTTGGGTACGAAGGGGCAGCTCTCTTTGTAACTTATCGATATATCATAAGTCCCGATCTCCTTAGCTATCTTAACGATATCTTCTTTATCCATTCCTATCAGGGGTCTGAAGACGGGTTTCTCAAGGCACCTGCTCTCTACTTCGAGGTTCGCTAGAGTCTGCGATGCGACTTGCCCGAGAGAATCCCCAGTCACGATCCCGTGGGCCCCGATCTCCTTAGCTATTTTATCAGCTGTCACTAACATCCTCCTCTTGCATAAGAGGCAAGTCCACTCCCTCGCCCTCCCCGATATCTCAGAGAGGAAATCCCCATGTTCCAGGATTATGGGCTCCATCTTCACCCCGTGAGAATACCTTCTCAGGACATCGACTATCTTCATGAAAGTCTCCTCCTCGGCGGGGCTCTTCCTGAAGTGTAAGGGGATTATCTGAGCGCCTCTCCTCATGAGGAGCCAAGCGGCGACTGGACTATCGATACCCCCCGATATGAGCGCTAAGACCTTACCCTGAGTACCGACGGGCAGTCCTCCATATCCCCTGATCTTCTCATCGGAGACGTAAGCATAGCCTCCGATCAACTCTACATATATCTCTTGATCCGGGTTCTCCAAATCCACATTTCTACCTGTGCTCTCCTTCACTCTAGCTCCTATCTCCCTAGCTAACTCCAGGGAAGTCATAGGAAATTCCTTCGTCACCCTCTGGACCCTTATTGCGAAGCTCCCCTCTCCCCACTCAGCTACTAACTTAGCAGTGTTTACAATGGAATCTAGGTCCGCATCTATCTCGAGGGAGGGGCTGTAAGAGCTAACACCAAGGACTAGTTTTGTGACCTCCCTGACCTTAGGATCCTTAGTGTAAACTATCAATCTAGCAGCCCTCTTGATTACCTTCACGAAGCTGACACCCTCATTCCTATATGCTTCCTCTAAGTTACGCTGGAGAGCTCTCTCCATGTCCGATCTGACCCTTGGACTCTTAAGACCTATCTCTGAGTACCTGATTATTAGTGCGTTGAACTCCCTCATATTATTATAAGGGGACCTCCGTTTTATAAGGGAGGAGGGAGCATGCATAAAATCTACTTTCACATAGAGGATATGGAAGATCAATTGGAGCTTTGGTTCTCGGGTGGAGCGAGTGAGAGGATCAGATACAAGCCTTACTTATATATCCTACCTGAAGATGAGGTAAATCTGAGCGGTTTCTTGGAGAAGGAAAGAGTGAGGAAGAAAGTGATGGGGGTAGAGAGGGATCTAGTGAAGGTCTATTTCAAGGACGAGAGATCGATGAAAAAGGCGATGAAGGGATTGAAAAATCCGATGGAGACGGGAATACCATCTTGGTTTAAGTTCATTTTAGATAAAGAGTTGATCCCATTCAGCAATTTAGACAATCCGAGCGAGAGTTATGGTATTGAGGATCTGAAGAAGCTCTTCTTCTCCGGGATGATATACAGTGAGCATGGGTTTCCTATTGAGGGGAAAAGTCCGGTAGTCGCTATTTCTTATTCAATAGATGACGGTCCAATCGAACTGATATCCGCGAGCGATCTTGACGATTCTCCTGTGATAAGGGAGTTCGCTTCAGTGATAAATAAGGAGGACCCGGATGTAATAGTAGGTTACGGCCAAGATGCCGATGAATTCAAACATATAATGGCTCGTTCTAAGTACTTTGGGCTCAGGTTCTCGATCGGGAGGGATGGATCCGAGCCTGTGGAGACTGGTAAGTTCTTCAGAGGGACCATAATAGTGGAGAACAGGATCAGGGGGAGGGCCAATCTCGATCTCTTCTCAGTAGCTTGGAGAGATTTCCCCCAACTCCCCGAGAGGACATGGTACGAACTAGCTGATGAGCTCGGGGTTGACAGACCCGAAGTCATGATGAAGTTCAGAGTGGCTGAAGCTTGGAAGAGGGATAGAGATAATGCTTTAGATTATATGAGGAAGAAATTGAGGACAATAATCGGTATATACTCTAAGATAATCGATAATCAGGTCGCTCTATCTAAGATGTCGCTGATCCCAATACACAAGCTGCTTAGGAGCTCTGTTGGGGAGATAGTAGAGGCAATACTCCTCAGGGAATCGAGAGCAAGGGATTGGATCGCTTTTTCATCGCCTCAGAGACTTGAGGAGAGTTATGAGGGAGGGTTCGTTTGGATAAAATCTCCAGGGGTTTATGAGGATATTTGCTACTTAGATTTCGCTAGTATGTACCCATCTATAATGGCTCTACACAATTTGAGCTTCGAGACTGTCAACCCTGAGGAGGGCTTTTGTGAGCGAGTAGAGGAAGTGAACGTGGAGGGAGTGAGAGCTAAGGTATGCAGGGATAGGGAGGGTCTCGTCCCGCAATTAGTAAGGAAATTGATAGAGGAGAGGTCGAAGATTAGGGAAAGTCTCAGGAATTTGAGACCTGATGATCCTGAATATAAAAGATTAGATGCAACTCAGAGGGCGATAAAGGTAGTTACTAATGCTATCTATGGATATATGGGTTGGGAGAGTGCTATATTCATGAACTTATCTGCGGCTAGGCTAACATCAGCATATGGAAGGCTCTACATAAAGAAGGTCAGGGAGATATTGGAATCTAAGGGACTGGATGTGATCTATATAGATACCGATGGTATTCAATTCATAGGGAAAAAGGATTGCGAGAGCGTGTTAGATGATATAAATTCAGAGGTCCCCCTCAGGTTAGATCTACGTTATAGAGCATTGAGAGGGATTTACTTAGCGAAGAAAAAATATGCCCATCTACTAGAGGATGGGAGGATAGTCGCTAAGGGATTGGAGTTCATAAGGAGGGACTACCCTAAGATAATCAAGGATGCCCAGAGAGAGATCATCGAGGCCATTCTCAGAGGGAGGGAGGATAATACTGAAAAAATAGTCAGTAAATTCAGAGATA from Candidatus Korarchaeum sp. encodes:
- a CDS encoding tRNA 5'-guanylyltransferase produces the protein MDASTKSTNWKEREIFSGLRIPPDAPVMVRIDGWRFHKVAEGLGLERPFDRRLIEALIQAPLSLMKMGFPLALSFTFSDEISFLLHPPIPWSGRVEKLISVIPSHSSAIVSMVLNYPVCFDARIIILRDLDEIISYLSWRQSEAWRNALNSYALFALERSGLSREDAVKELRNKKADSLHEIIFTKLGINITKIPPWQRRGVIVRKKYEERSHESGKVVRRVPEVDWDIPLFSTPEGRDYLMEALKVLE
- a CDS encoding BatD family protein; translated protein: MRRLLPALLILLLCSQLPISADGVRYGGDAVVLIGSGPESVNKLCSVRLLSFISPNGTSQLLVRNSSFNGVTYNGTHLSFVLEENSTVIRVKDYGVSLLPPFLIRVESGEIVEVNYLSDKTSFGKFELIEAKKGRDARISINNEIIEGSWIPEFEGWLFHREWSAYMEPSYLILFNNGTYIAFGGMAKLHTNFVVLENISTKYSRVELSLSNDFILLRAFSLPIRLRKVDAIGLEEGLFAYGRDNTSLVEVECSGPVNFTIIDPKHCNICEFNGNKFYFDSNFTLQLAIDSPNEVMSGSSFKILVSPPHGASVISIVFGDSSIVLNNISIPMKIEMRAPITEREVMKELLVTVMTNDGIFGLRKEVRVLSTYMAQLLNSTEVYLLGGRGSILIKVYNFGDSLSQISNVKMDILGIKSEEISLNFPVYYQIPPKSSATISLPLDIPIGEYLGTIQLNLSDSMNRSYSLSLQSIKIVSISENPLSILAFVSPEIPNIGDYVKLSLSLSSAIPLEKLIVNVSSAGMDPISDTSKSLLNISERETVRLEFSFKAKSVGPSQVLISAYYLPKGYSTYKTAIKEVKVPIGNVEGIVYAEVNETNVKVGESIELKLRIESASGEVTIDFPRGAFIIESQGIVRGNEVIVTAPARVRIVLSFNSTGNFTLPSFAVFNRTRTLLVNAVHVNVIGGPVDEEERSLRARLAELNRRYKTLTEASSSMGPSDRELLDKVSILLRDSEDLINKKMYSDAEKSLREAESILSSLEERAYGYMSGLINFLMYFIIGAGFSSLLLIYRRLRKRRAIWK
- the aspS gene encoding aspartate--tRNA(Asn) ligase, whose protein sequence is MGEEDLVRVHGWVSEIRNLGKVRFIVIRNWNEKVQITLKKGVVEDKLFDLTENLTQESVIEVLGREVKEKIAVGADREVIPERIIVHSIANPQLPLDPNWKVPAQVPTRFDNRPLDLRRPEIQAIFKIESSLLDGMEDWLRRNGFIRVFTPALIGAASESGAEVFKVLYFDKEAYLRQDPQLHRQLTILGGFERIYDLGTNWRAELSRTPRHLSEFRSLAVELAFIENEQDTMRVEEQLIREGIKRVIEERSKELELLNVNLDVPKVPFPELRFPKIYDILEEYGKIIEYGEDYDTESERILWQYVKENYNSDFFFVNRFPFKAKPFYVMKEDDTWARSVDLLYKGLELSSGGQREHRYDVLISQIREKGLDPKSLEWFTKFFAYGAPPHGGFAIGIERLLMKMLELNSVKEASLFPRDPDRILP
- the ileS gene encoding isoleucine--tRNA ligase codes for the protein MPKLRRLGRNFDPKSYEQEILRYWDEKKIYEKLRESRIGAKKFHFLDGPPYPSSDTPHPGTVWNKIVKDAVVRFKRGEGYFVLDKPGWDTHGLPIEVMTEKALGFSSKKDIEAFGIAKFVERCRELAARNIDSMTRHFKEFGVSLDWGSPYITYEREYIESAWWGIKKIWENGLLYQGERPVHWCPRCETVLSDYEVSESYKELIDPSIYVKFKLVNKPEYILIWTTTPWTLPGNVAVMVHPDEKYVKVRTDLGVLILAEKRLEHVMKEAGIKNYEIIEEFQGRSLEGLKYEHPLEDVVDLQRELRDHHMIILSSEYVTMEEGSGCVHSAPGHGKEDFEVCSRYGLPVKSPVDERGLFTAEAGKYAGLNVREANSLIIRDLEERGALVAKGTVVHKYPVCWRCDTPLIIRATRQWFIRISDIREKLLSESDKVKWVPKWGGERRFRDWLLGVEDWIISRQRYWGIPLPIWICEDCGKIEVIGSSMELEARSGIKLNDLHRPWVDEVSIKCESCGGTMRRIPDIMDVWYDSGISFFASLGYPYKTDSLSDVFPVDFITEGHDQVRGWFFSLLRMGVLLFGRAPYRSVLMHGFMLDEKGREMHKRLGNYVPPQEIVKRFGRDCFRAFVLTKVPWQDLRFSWRGMEEIWRKLNIIWNVYVFATTYIGDKEIRDLDPGVVRDPINRWLISRLNTMMKNFREAMEEYNLHVASNEIINFLVEDVSHLYLRVSRRKIRSKDEATSSEWMSVLYYVLRNAIPYLSIITPFLAEKIYLDAFMMDGDPESVNFLTLPEPDLRMIDKGLESLMDIVKGIISSSGQARSSAGLKRRQPLKRMIIYSENPDVKKAVDNFSEVILMEANLREVELGDPPKDGKWVEGSFNGGKIYLSLEIGEEELLEGLSRELIRRIQLMRKELGLTLGVERIEVYVQGDDDVRKAVDSFYDDIAWNSDADLIKVVNGPEEVSEFSLGKEWEIDGRKVMIWVRRI
- the thiI gene encoding tRNA 4-thiouridine(8) synthase ThiI; this translates as MREFNALIIRYSEIGLKSPRVRSDMERALQRNLEEAYRNEGVSFVKVIKRAARLIVYTKDPKVREVTKLVLGVSSYSPSLEIDADLDSIVNTAKLVAEWGEGSFAIRVQRVTKEFPMTSLELAREIGARVKESTGRNVDLENPDQEIYVELIGGYAYVSDEKIRGYGGLPVGTQGKVLALISGGIDSPVAAWLLMRRGAQIIPLHFRKSPAEEETFMKIVDVLRRYSHGVKMEPIILEHGDFLSEISGRAREWTCLLCKRRMLVTADKIAKEIGAHGIVTGDSLGQVASQTLANLEVESRCLEKPVFRPLIGMDKEDIVKIAKEIGTYDISISYKESCPFVPKKPKTLANWRNFIKIAEKLGQEEIISGCSGA
- a CDS encoding DNA-directed DNA polymerase; protein product: MHKIYFHIEDMEDQLELWFSGGASERIRYKPYLYILPEDEVNLSGFLEKERVRKKVMGVERDLVKVYFKDERSMKKAMKGLKNPMETGIPSWFKFILDKELIPFSNLDNPSESYGIEDLKKLFFSGMIYSEHGFPIEGKSPVVAISYSIDDGPIELISASDLDDSPVIREFASVINKEDPDVIVGYGQDADEFKHIMARSKYFGLRFSIGRDGSEPVETGKFFRGTIIVENRIRGRANLDLFSVAWRDFPQLPERTWYELADELGVDRPEVMMKFRVAEAWKRDRDNALDYMRKKLRTIIGIYSKIIDNQVALSKMSLIPIHKLLRSSVGEIVEAILLRESRARDWIAFSSPQRLEESYEGGFVWIKSPGVYEDICYLDFASMYPSIMALHNLSFETVNPEEGFCERVEEVNVEGVRAKVCRDREGLVPQLVRKLIEERSKIRESLRNLRPDDPEYKRLDATQRAIKVVTNAIYGYMGWESAIFMNLSAARLTSAYGRLYIKKVREILESKGLDVIYIDTDGIQFIGKKDCESVLDDINSEVPLRLDLRYRALRGIYLAKKKYAHLLEDGRIVAKGLEFIRRDYPKIIKDAQREIIEAILRGREDNTEKIVSKFRDKIIKGDVKREDLIIFETIGKEEERFERMTKGLRVSTWLKAEKGIEVHRGQVLRIIIVKGPGSVTERARPAEFFDVNDADLDYYLNLFDQVIERTLSPLRVREVKKSGLEEWF